DNA from Candidatus Eisenbacteria bacterium:
CCGCGGCCACGGGCTCTACGACCTCATGAACGGCGTCGGCGCGCACGAGCTCGTCATCGAGTCGCCCAAGCACGACGAGACGCTCGCGACGCTCTCGCTGGCGGCGATCGAGGACGTCGTGCACGCCTACCAGGAGCGGATGCTCGACCTGCGGCGCGACACGCGCTTCCGCTCGGTCGTCATCTTCAAGACGGCCGGACGCGGCATCGGGCCCACGCTCGAGCATCCGCATTCGCAGCTCCTCGCGACGCCGACGCTGCCGACCGACCTCGCGCAGGAGCTCGTGCAAGCCCGCACCTACCACGAGTACCGCGAGCGCTGCGTGTTCTGCGACATCCTCAATCAGGAGACCGAAGAGGGGCGCCGCATCGTCGCGGAATCGGAGCACGTGGTCGCCTTCGCGCCGTTCGCCGGCCGCGCACCCTTCGAGACGTGGCTCATGCCGCGGCGGCACACGGCCGGCTACGAGCAGGTGAAGGCGGTCGAGCGCCGCGATCTCGCGCGCACGTTGCGCGGTGTGCTCCACCGGCTGCACACGTTGCTCGAGGGGGCGCCGTTCGGCCTCGTGCTGCACAGCGCCCCGTTCGCCGACAGCGAAGCGCCGTACTTCCACTGGCACATCGAGATCGTGCCACGGGTCGTGGTACCGGGCGTGCTCGCCGCGGGGAGCGGATTCCCGATGAACCCCCTACCCCCGGAGGACGCAGCGCGGTTTCTGCGTCGCGACGAGGCCTGAGCCCGCCGCCGAGGATCGGTGCACGTCGTCCATATCGCCTCCGAGGCGGTGCCGTACGCCAAGACGGGCGGCCTGGGCGACGTGCTCGGCGCGCTGCCGCCGGCGCTCGCGCGAGCCGGCGTTCAGACCACCGTGTGCCTCCCCGGCTATCGCCCCGCGCTGCGGGTCGCCGGCGACACGGACGTCCTCGGCGAGGTGTATGCACCGGTGTCGACCCGCACCGAGCCGTTTCAAGTCCTCGGCCTGCGCGGCGCGCCCGTTCCGACCGTCCTCCTGGGCTCTCTCGCGTACTTCGATCGCGAGGGACTCTACGGCGAGGACGGACGCGACTACCCGGACAACGCCGAGCGCTTCGTCGCGTTCTGTCGCGCGGCGCTCGAATGGATGCGGACGTGGAGCACCCCCCCCGACGTGCTCCACGTCCACGACTGGCAGACCGCCCTCGTACCGGCGTTCCTGCGCGCCGGGCCGGAGCTCCATCCGGAGCTCGGCGCCACGCGCACGGTCATCACCATCCACAACCTCGCCTTCCAGGGACGCTTCCCAGCGACCGACTGGCACCTCTTGAACCTCGATCGCCGCTGGTTCGCGCCCGACGCGCTCGAGTTCTACGGCGGCATCAACTTCTTGAAGGCCGGTCTCGTCTTCTCCGACGCGATCACGACCGTGAGCCCCCGCTACGCGCGCGAGATCCAGGGGCCCGACCTCGGCGAGGGCCTCGACGGCCTGCTTCGAGCGCGGGCCGCGTCGCTCACGGGCATCCTGAACGGCGCCGACTACGGCGCATGGAATCCTGCGACGGACCCGGCACTGCCGGCGCGCTACGATCGGACCGATCTCGCCGGGAAGGCGCGTTGCCGGGCGGCGCTGCGGGCCGAGATGGGGCTCCGTGCGGACTCGACGGGACCGCTCCTCGCCGTGATCTCACGTCTCGCCGAGCAGAAGGGGATCGACCTCGTCGTACGCGCCGGGCGGGAGCTCCTCGAGCGGACGCCGGTGCAGCTCGTCGTCCTCGGCAGCGGCGAACACCGCTTCGAAGCCGGCCTCGCCACGCTCCGCGATCGTTTCCCCGGCCGCGTCGCGCTGCGCGTCGGCTTCGACGACGCGCTCGCCCACCGGATCG
Protein-coding regions in this window:
- the galT gene encoding galactose-1-phosphate uridylyltransferase produces the protein MPELRKDPLTGQWVIIGTERPRRPEDFRAVHEARQVGACMLCEGHESETPPELLAYRPSGDGTPNRQGWRVRVVPNKFPALRVEGDLDRRGHGLYDLMNGVGAHELVIESPKHDETLATLSLAAIEDVVHAYQERMLDLRRDTRFRSVVIFKTAGRGIGPTLEHPHSQLLATPTLPTDLAQELVQARTYHEYRERCVFCDILNQETEEGRRIVAESEHVVAFAPFAGRAPFETWLMPRRHTAGYEQVKAVERRDLARTLRGVLHRLHTLLEGAPFGLVLHSAPFADSEAPYFHWHIEIVPRVVVPGVLAAGSGFPMNPLPPEDAARFLRRDEA
- the glgA gene encoding glycogen synthase GlgA codes for the protein MHVVHIASEAVPYAKTGGLGDVLGALPPALARAGVQTTVCLPGYRPALRVAGDTDVLGEVYAPVSTRTEPFQVLGLRGAPVPTVLLGSLAYFDREGLYGEDGRDYPDNAERFVAFCRAALEWMRTWSTPPDVLHVHDWQTALVPAFLRAGPELHPELGATRTVITIHNLAFQGRFPATDWHLLNLDRRWFAPDALEFYGGINFLKAGLVFSDAITTVSPRYAREIQGPDLGEGLDGLLRARAASLTGILNGADYGAWNPATDPALPARYDRTDLAGKARCRAALRAEMGLRADSTGPLLAVISRLAEQKGIDLVVRAGRELLERTPVQLVVLGSGEHRFEAGLATLRDRFPGRVALRVGFDDALAHRIEAGADVFLMPSRYEPCGLSQIYSLRYGTVPVVHATGGLDDTVEDFDPGRATGTGFKFSPFTDEAFVGAIGRAIEVWRDREKWTRLVDNGMRMDFSWERAAVGYRRVYDGLSPR